A genomic window from Salvia hispanica cultivar TCC Black 2014 chromosome 5, UniMelb_Shisp_WGS_1.0, whole genome shotgun sequence includes:
- the LOC125187511 gene encoding uncharacterized protein LOC125187511 isoform X2 — translation MEALYSKLYDKYTKLKKEKEYQFDELNYEQEVKFLKYEAAADEMIQYLKSENEKLHEQNIHFQKLLAEENQKNKELSEEISRLQDKECSSYTMPKESGHENLHNTPGEQSQGTSPAKSSKKRKSIHISEHAATPYVDVEVDDPSGQLVPRDKSSGAPSIIQQPACCLRTTNSSGGDAADTSSFNCMFQYLVEYVVGFKVSPVTKSNEVSILARHQSSGYSFSLTWIAKPDGEVELLYRVLSLGTFERVAPEWMKETLMFSSSMCSLFFQRVSRVINT, via the exons ATGGAAGCACTTTACTCGAAGCTATACGATAAATACACCAAATTGAAG AAGGAAAAAGAGTACCAGTTTGACGAACTGAATTATGAACAAGAAGTGAAATTCTTGAAGTATGAAGCTG CTGCAGATGAAATGATCCAGTACTTGAAAAGTGAGAATGAAAAGCTCCATGaacaaaatattcacttcCAAAAGTTGTTAGCGGAAGAGAACCAAAAGA ATAAGGAACTCAGTGAAGAAATTTCAAGGCTCCAAGACAAAGAATGTTCAAGCTATACTATGCCCAAGGAAAGTGGACATGAAAATTTACACAATACCCCTGGGGAACAATCGCAAGGAACATCTCCtgcaaaatcatcaaaaaaacGTAAATCTATTCATATTAGTGAGCATGCAGCTACTCCATATGTTGATGTTGAAGTCGACGATCCGTCAGGTCAACTTGTTCCTAGGGACAAAAGCAGCGGTGCCCCAAGCATCATCCAGCAG CCTGCCTGCTGTCTAAGAACGACCAACAGTTCAG GTGGTGATGCTGCAGATACAAGCTCATTCAACTGCATGTTTCAATATCTTGTTGAGTATGTAGTTGGCTTCAAAGTTTCCCCTGTCACTAAAAGCAACGAAGTGTCCATTTTGGCGCGTCATCAGTCAAGtg GCTACTCATTCAGCTTGACATGGATAGCAAAGCCAGATGGAGAAGTCGAGCTTCTATACCGCGTTTTATCCCTGGGGACTTTCGAGAGGGTTGCCCCAGAATGGATGAAGGAAACGCTCATGTTCAGCTCCAGCATGTGCAGTCTCTTTTTTCAGAGGGTTTCTCGTGTTATCAATACTTAA
- the LOC125187511 gene encoding uncharacterized protein LOC125187511 isoform X1 → MEALYSKLYDKYTKLKKEKEYQFDELNYEQEVKFLKYEAAADEMIQYLKSENEKLHEQNIHFQKLLAEENQKRSPLAILCGYHFAYHNKELSEEISRLQDKECSSYTMPKESGHENLHNTPGEQSQGTSPAKSSKKRKSIHISEHAATPYVDVEVDDPSGQLVPRDKSSGAPSIIQQPACCLRTTNSSGGDAADTSSFNCMFQYLVEYVVGFKVSPVTKSNEVSILARHQSSGYSFSLTWIAKPDGEVELLYRVLSLGTFERVAPEWMKETLMFSSSMCSLFFQRVSRVINT, encoded by the exons ATGGAAGCACTTTACTCGAAGCTATACGATAAATACACCAAATTGAAG AAGGAAAAAGAGTACCAGTTTGACGAACTGAATTATGAACAAGAAGTGAAATTCTTGAAGTATGAAGCTG CTGCAGATGAAATGATCCAGTACTTGAAAAGTGAGAATGAAAAGCTCCATGaacaaaatattcacttcCAAAAGTTGTTAGCGGAAGAGAACCAAAAGA GAAGTCCACTGGCCATTCTGTGTGGTTATCATTTCGCTTACCATA ATAAGGAACTCAGTGAAGAAATTTCAAGGCTCCAAGACAAAGAATGTTCAAGCTATACTATGCCCAAGGAAAGTGGACATGAAAATTTACACAATACCCCTGGGGAACAATCGCAAGGAACATCTCCtgcaaaatcatcaaaaaaacGTAAATCTATTCATATTAGTGAGCATGCAGCTACTCCATATGTTGATGTTGAAGTCGACGATCCGTCAGGTCAACTTGTTCCTAGGGACAAAAGCAGCGGTGCCCCAAGCATCATCCAGCAG CCTGCCTGCTGTCTAAGAACGACCAACAGTTCAG GTGGTGATGCTGCAGATACAAGCTCATTCAACTGCATGTTTCAATATCTTGTTGAGTATGTAGTTGGCTTCAAAGTTTCCCCTGTCACTAAAAGCAACGAAGTGTCCATTTTGGCGCGTCATCAGTCAAGtg GCTACTCATTCAGCTTGACATGGATAGCAAAGCCAGATGGAGAAGTCGAGCTTCTATACCGCGTTTTATCCCTGGGGACTTTCGAGAGGGTTGCCCCAGAATGGATGAAGGAAACGCTCATGTTCAGCTCCAGCATGTGCAGTCTCTTTTTTCAGAGGGTTTCTCGTGTTATCAATACTTAA
- the LOC125187348 gene encoding uncharacterized protein LOC125187348, with protein sequence MDLSLPDLLDDVTSFASKTGYHTLDDLMSDFSPFHGCDMLEEDALNEKSCMQVLKIWIDKADEDIVKLEEDILMLQCQLAWDDEKWSKQCTVALREKTDHLDILIQRLKKDNNGNNLQSETEELPPRLHDLLKPLMESYIAKSEQAETSMPQMPVPPDAEHNKKTEENASTIMLKTYERKGKSTELEDRKIYLPQQKKDAVIRNFDASADKCTNDEVAVKVVNKPSTLERRRMLNSLHTQLELPDPMVKELSASMSVEKATSREVEEKKNNYDKASSEAKVIRGKIRHKIKADYMKARTEPLSKAGKARVSYERSTRSTSVKTVKTKGRNTKILQIQEAVKDLATEMKNPSLNDRTKQVNSARMESEECQIQVQQKASKEWQQIVQNPQPVVHEVHVMVAKKDRVSKKETEQHVSKNDVAGPSEGTAASSLFPQEPLSSQTTSQKGGLKISLMKHAKTKCDASNSTAEEATDGPKNVPHYLPSSCIKTTEKLSLSNLKAIAKSRKIRSPCSLNDRTKQVNSDRMESEECQIQVQQKESKEWQQILQNPQPVVHEVHVMVPKKDGVSKKETEQQLSKNDVAGPSEGTAASNLLSQEPLSSQISLMKHAKTKCDASNSMAEEATDGAKNVPHNPPASCIKTMEKLSLSNLRAIAKSRKIRGYSRLKKEELRKFLGFD encoded by the exons ATGGATTTATCTCTTCCAGACTTATTAGACGATGTAACATCCT TTGCATCCAAGACCGGATACCATACTCTAGATGATTTGATGAGCGACTTTTCGCCTTTTCATGGGTGTG ATATGCTGGAGGAAGATGCTTTGAATGAGAAATCTTGTATGCAAGTGCTGAAGATATGGATTGACAAAGCAGATGAAGATATTGTAAAACTTGAAGAAGATATATTGATGCTTCAGTGCCAACTGGCTTGGGATGATGAGAAGTGGTCTAAACAATGCACTGTTGCTTTGAGAGAAAAGACTGATCatcttgatattttgataCAACGCTTGAAGAAGGACAATAATGGAAACAACCTCCAATCAGAAACTGAGGAACTTCCACCAAGATTACATGATCTTCTGAAGCCTTTGATGGAAAGTTACATAGCAAAGAGTGAGCAA GCAGAAACCAGTATGCCACAGATGCCTGTTCCACCGGATGCTGAACATAACAAGAAAACAGAAGAAAATGCATCCACCATCATGCTCAAAACCTATGAGAGAAAGGGCAAGTCTACAGAGCTTGAAGATAGGAAAATATACCTTCCCCAACAA AAGAAAGATGCAGTTATCAGAAACTTTGATGCAAGTGCTGACAAGTGTACAAACGACGAGGTCGCTGTAAAGGTTGTAAATAAGCCAAGCACACTAGAACGAAGGAGAATGCTAAATTCGCTCCACACGCAGTTAGAG CTACCAGATCCCATGGTGAAGGAATTAAGTGCAAGCATGTCTGTAGAGAAAGCTACTTCAAGGGAAGttgaagagaagaaaaataactACGACAAGGCTAGCTCAGAGGCAAAAGTCATTCGAGGCAAGATTCGACATAAAATCAAG GCGGATTACATGAAAGCCAGAACTGAACCTTTGAGTAAGGCAGGGAAAGCAAGGGTGTCATACGAGCGTTCTACAAGAAGCACTTCAGTGAAAACAGTGAAAACAAAAGGaagaaatacaaaaattttacaaatacaAGAAGCAGTGAAGGATCTTGCAACAGAAATGAAGAACCCCTCATTGAATGACAGAACCAAGCAAGTGAACAGTGCAAGAATGGAATCGGAGGAGTGTCAAATTCAAGTGCAACAGAAGGCAAGCAAGGAATGGCAACAAATTGTTCAAAACCCACAGCCAGTAGTACATGAAGTACACGTGATGGTGGCAAAAAAAGATAGagtttcaaaaaaagaaactgaGCAGCATGTGAGTAAAAACGATGTAGCTGGCCCATCAGAAGGCACTGCAGCATCAAGTTTGTTTCCACAAGAGCCTCTGAGTTCACAAACCACAAGCCAGAAAGGAGGTCTCAAAATCTCTCTGATGAAACATGCTAAGACCAAGTGTGATGCCTCAAATAGCACGGCTGAGGAAGCCACAGATGGGCCGAAGAACGTGCCTCATTATCTGCCATCTTCATGCATCAAGACTACTGAGAAATTATCACTTAGCAATCTCAAGGCCATTGCAAAGAGTCGAAAGATACGCAGCCCCTGCTCATTGAATGACAGAACCAAGCAAGTGAACAGTGATAGAATGGAATCAGAGGAGTGTCAAATTCAAGTGCAACAGAAGGAAAGCAAGGAATGGCAACAAATTCTTCAAAACCCACAGCCAGTAGTACATGAAGTACACGTGATGGTGCCGAAAAAAGATGGagtttcaaaaaaagaaactgaGCAGCAGCTGAGTAAAAACGATGTAGCTGGCCCATCAGAAGGCACTGCAGCATCAAATTTGTTGTCACAAGAGCCTCTGAGTTCACAAATCTCTCTGATGAAACATGCTAAGACGAAGTGTGATGCCTCAAATAGCATGGCTGAGGAAGCCACAGATGGGGCGAAGAACGTGCCCCATAATCCGCCGGCTTCATGCATCAAGACTATGGAGAAATTATCACTTAGCAATCTCAGGGCCATTGCAAAGAGTCGAAAGATACGCGGCTACTCTAGACTTAAGAAGGAAGAGCTGCGAAAATTTCTTGGCTTCGACTGA